A region of Reichenbachiella carrageenanivorans DNA encodes the following proteins:
- a CDS encoding DUF1328 domain-containing protein — protein sequence MFRISIIFFVVALIAAFFGFGGIAASAAGAAKIVFFIALVVLVISLLTGGYRRR from the coding sequence ATGTTTAGAATATCCATCATATTTTTTGTAGTCGCACTGATCGCTGCTTTTTTCGGATTTGGAGGAATTGCCGCTAGTGCTGCTGGAGCTGCTAAAATCGTCTTTTTTATTGCACTTGTTGTGCTAGTAATTTCTTTACTCACGGGCGGATATCGCAGACGATAA
- a CDS encoding porin family protein translates to MKAIKITVTLIFIGLLVHTSKAQSESGVKGGVNFSSLIQNEIEDENMRMGWHAGFYSKMELSPSLFIMPELLFSTKGTSVEYGIGGSTGQTNLGIYYIDVPVLLGINLTDQLALHLGPYVSYLVDTKIETKGDFGSDQVDVDRDHLKSFDYGLSGGLALDFGAAAVGARYNYGLTKLADSDGAELVIGDSQNAVGQIYISYQLSKK, encoded by the coding sequence ATGAAAGCAATAAAAATAACAGTCACACTTATATTCATAGGTTTACTCGTTCATACTTCAAAGGCTCAGAGTGAGTCTGGGGTCAAAGGAGGGGTCAATTTCAGTAGTTTGATTCAAAATGAAATAGAAGACGAAAACATGCGGATGGGCTGGCATGCGGGGTTCTATTCTAAAATGGAGTTGAGTCCAAGCCTGTTTATCATGCCTGAGTTGCTGTTTTCTACTAAAGGTACATCTGTGGAATATGGTATCGGTGGTTCTACTGGACAAACAAATTTGGGTATATACTATATCGATGTGCCTGTTCTTTTAGGAATCAACCTGACTGATCAGCTAGCTCTTCATTTAGGACCATATGTTTCATATTTGGTAGATACCAAAATCGAAACCAAAGGAGATTTTGGAAGTGATCAAGTGGATGTAGATAGAGATCACCTCAAAAGCTTCGATTACGGGCTTTCTGGTGGATTAGCGTTAGACTTTGGCGCAGCTGCTGTTGGAGCTAGATATAATTATGGACTGACTAAACTAGCAGATAGTGATGGTGCTGAGCTCGTCATAGGAGATTCTCAAAATGCTGTAGGCCAAATTTATATCTCTTATCAATTATCCAAAAAATAA
- a CDS encoding DUF748 domain-containing protein, translating to MSERKRGLYLLVFFPLVFLGLFVLAQANLAKIIDARLSEQGLEVQSSGTTISLWSRSILLDSLRLSHPSGSQLFCTKLEITGIHLFDLMFKNGFSANTLAVDTLFIRLNMPTDSLDVMLKGTAKPKKDYAFSRVRVGRGGIHYSNADQEVLSLGFVINALQVDSKTGFGEGSVALNQLRYYLPEDGGMVTIDSLVLDLNKKQLGAKKLALTPVLDIPAFVKRFPYQKDRIDLQVASMTLEDLDLAGVFEGGGVKCERVKLDTVALEVFRDKQLKRAKQPDKPLFIDWLKASPLPVSVDTFVLTKASILYKEHYPPSNERAYVSFTQLHATAYRIYSESQLPIVLEAQAVVQHQGRLRVRFDLSDRPEGSRVVGSLSGMELARFNTMSVPAVGMNISKGVLNRMTFDFHYNHKIVNGILDMDYEDLSIQLVDKETKSQNIAQQVGSFMVNTFKVKSSNNRTQKSYNQGLIAYDREPEKSEISLWWKALLSGIKSSVGVEKKKEAA from the coding sequence ATGAGTGAACGCAAAAGAGGCCTCTATTTGTTGGTGTTTTTTCCCTTGGTTTTTTTGGGATTATTTGTATTGGCGCAAGCCAATCTGGCAAAAATCATAGATGCTCGTTTGTCAGAGCAGGGTTTGGAAGTGCAGTCGTCAGGTACTACCATTAGCTTATGGTCGAGGTCTATTTTACTAGATTCGTTGAGGCTGTCTCATCCGTCAGGAAGTCAGTTGTTTTGCACAAAGCTTGAAATTACGGGCATCCATCTCTTCGATCTGATGTTCAAAAACGGATTTTCAGCCAATACACTGGCTGTCGATACTCTTTTCATTCGGTTGAATATGCCAACGGACAGCTTGGACGTAATGCTAAAGGGTACAGCCAAGCCGAAGAAAGACTATGCCTTCTCACGAGTTCGGGTAGGTCGTGGAGGTATTCATTATTCCAATGCCGATCAGGAGGTACTGTCATTGGGTTTTGTGATCAACGCTCTGCAAGTCGATTCGAAGACAGGGTTTGGTGAAGGAAGTGTGGCTTTGAACCAACTCAGGTATTATTTGCCAGAGGATGGAGGGATGGTTACGATAGATAGCCTTGTGCTAGATTTGAATAAAAAGCAACTGGGAGCTAAAAAACTAGCACTGACGCCAGTGCTTGATATTCCTGCTTTTGTCAAAAGATTTCCATATCAGAAGGACAGGATCGACTTGCAGGTGGCGAGTATGACTCTGGAGGACTTGGACTTGGCTGGTGTTTTTGAAGGAGGTGGCGTGAAGTGTGAACGGGTTAAGTTGGATACTGTTGCACTTGAGGTATTTCGTGATAAGCAATTGAAACGAGCCAAACAGCCTGATAAGCCATTGTTTATAGATTGGCTCAAAGCCAGCCCATTGCCAGTAAGCGTAGACACTTTCGTCTTGACCAAAGCGTCCATTCTGTACAAAGAGCATTATCCACCTAGCAACGAACGTGCTTATGTGTCTTTTACCCAGTTGCATGCTACTGCCTACCGAATCTATAGCGAAAGTCAGTTGCCCATAGTTCTCGAGGCACAGGCTGTGGTGCAGCATCAAGGGAGGCTTCGTGTGCGATTTGACTTGAGCGATAGACCAGAAGGGAGCAGGGTCGTGGGCTCGTTGTCAGGCATGGAGCTCGCCAGGTTCAATACCATGAGTGTACCTGCCGTGGGAATGAACATTAGTAAAGGGGTACTCAATCGGATGACTTTTGATTTTCATTACAATCATAAAATTGTGAATGGAATTTTGGATATGGATTATGAAGATTTGTCTATTCAGCTGGTAGACAAGGAAACCAAGTCGCAAAATATTGCACAGCAAGTGGGCAGTTTCATGGTCAACACTTTCAAAGTAAAAAGCAGCAATAACCGAACGCAAAAGAGTTATAATCAAGGGCTAATCGCGTATGACCGTGAACCTGAAAAATCAGAAATATCCTTGTGGTGGAAAGCACTCTTGAGTGGGATCAAATCTTCAGTAGGTGTAGAAAAAAAGAAAGAAGCGGCATAG
- a CDS encoding aldose 1-epimerase family protein — protein MKYSIENDLFKVEVDECGAELCSILSKGSGQEYIWQADPKVWKGAAPVLFPVIGGLKDGKYKFDGKTYQLPKHGFARESNKFRLINRTASRLSFSIVSDEETLVMYPFKFEMKISFFLFESRLQVFHEIVNTDDKPMYFSLGGHPAFNYPWKDGESRDNYYLEFERKENNAIFVISENGLLTKEEKPQMEETNKLVLEDGLFDNDALVFSELNSSEVSLKSKSSKGKISVNFDDFPFLGLWSKPNANFLCIEPWDGLPDFEDSDQELTRKPGIIKLGAGSIHYASYTIQIFEA, from the coding sequence GTGAAATACTCAATCGAAAACGACCTATTCAAAGTAGAGGTCGATGAATGTGGAGCAGAACTTTGTAGTATTTTGTCTAAAGGCTCAGGACAAGAATACATTTGGCAAGCAGACCCGAAAGTATGGAAAGGTGCCGCCCCCGTGCTTTTTCCTGTGATAGGAGGTCTCAAAGACGGCAAGTATAAATTTGACGGCAAAACCTACCAGTTGCCTAAGCATGGTTTTGCACGAGAAAGCAACAAATTTAGATTGATCAATCGTACGGCGTCTAGGTTGTCTTTTTCTATTGTCAGTGATGAGGAGACTTTGGTTATGTATCCTTTTAAATTCGAAATGAAAATTAGTTTTTTCTTGTTTGAAAGTCGCTTGCAGGTTTTTCATGAAATAGTCAACACGGATGATAAACCAATGTATTTTTCATTAGGAGGTCATCCAGCTTTCAACTACCCTTGGAAAGATGGTGAGAGTAGGGACAACTACTATCTCGAGTTCGAGAGAAAAGAGAATAATGCCATTTTTGTGATTTCAGAAAATGGACTGTTGACGAAAGAAGAAAAGCCTCAAATGGAGGAGACCAATAAACTGGTGCTAGAAGATGGTTTGTTTGACAACGATGCCTTGGTGTTTTCCGAACTTAATTCCTCAGAAGTGAGCTTGAAATCTAAAAGTTCGAAAGGAAAAATCAGTGTCAACTTTGATGACTTTCCTTTTCTAGGGCTTTGGTCGAAACCAAACGCCAATTTTTTATGTATTGAACCATGGGATGGGCTGCCTGATTTTGAAGACTCCGATCAAGAACTCACCCGCAAACCTGGTATTATCAAATTAGGAGCAGGAAGTATTCATTATGCATCATATACCATTCAAATTTTTGAGGCTTAG
- a CDS encoding DUF1684 domain-containing protein — MFYACQPSQPVLTEEYLKADAEYRAELTNGRNYYLKLVGLHPLVFGTNFFGVSDVNNIQLTGEGVPSTIGAIEFSDEGIWFTASDSISVRLAKNDSAVSRWVYAFDTTFNSPLLKYNNLEWQVIKRAEEYFLRVKDQNSELAKNFKGFEVYPLQSAYVVVADYQPFEEAQIETVNTQLGTEQQLEFVGALSFEWENDQYELTVGAEGFLAVGDQTNDDTTYGGGRYMYVPIPAEAGPVIVDFNRLYNPPCVYSKYTTCPLPPAQNLLPIKLEAGEKQLRL, encoded by the coding sequence TTGTTTTACGCTTGTCAGCCAAGTCAGCCAGTACTCACGGAGGAGTATCTGAAAGCAGATGCGGAGTATAGAGCAGAGCTGACCAATGGAAGAAATTATTATTTGAAATTAGTAGGGCTTCATCCCTTGGTGTTTGGTACCAATTTTTTCGGTGTTTCCGATGTCAATAATATTCAGCTAACAGGAGAAGGTGTGCCCTCAACGATCGGCGCGATAGAGTTTTCTGACGAAGGCATATGGTTTACCGCATCAGATAGTATCTCTGTTCGTTTGGCCAAAAATGACTCGGCAGTCAGTAGGTGGGTTTATGCATTTGATACAACTTTCAACAGCCCATTACTCAAATACAACAACCTAGAATGGCAGGTGATCAAACGGGCGGAGGAATATTTCCTTAGAGTCAAGGATCAAAACAGCGAATTGGCAAAAAACTTTAAGGGTTTTGAAGTATATCCGCTGCAGTCAGCATATGTGGTGGTGGCCGATTATCAGCCTTTTGAAGAGGCACAAATAGAAACCGTAAATACCCAGCTGGGTACAGAGCAGCAGTTGGAGTTTGTGGGTGCCTTGTCTTTTGAGTGGGAAAACGACCAGTATGAGCTGACGGTGGGCGCCGAAGGCTTCTTAGCCGTAGGTGACCAGACCAATGACGACACTACGTATGGTGGCGGTCGATATATGTACGTGCCTATACCAGCTGAAGCGGGCCCGGTGATCGTAGATTTCAATCGATTATACAATCCTCCTTGTGTCTATTCAAAATATACCACTTGTCCATTGCCACCTGCGCAAAACCTCTTGCCGATCAAGTTAGAAGCTGGAGAAAAGCAGCTGAGGCTATAA
- a CDS encoding T9SS type A sorting domain-containing protein yields MKALLSFLLIVACHQTSATNPLISNMEVLGDALINGGNSTSLTAKYTFSNDDGATDLSEYQWYTSSSSDGSSGYSSISGATGSRYTIQPSDVNLYLFVEVTPKDDTPETGTPLKNSTGILASNTSFTNGGFNNTSITTNADYLNSTINNNKYLTVDGSGVVVTIHGDVTSNGATINVINNATLIISGQLILQNNLTLNVEPGSVLTIISGIDAKNNSTLDIDGDLNIDGDISLASGSNINVGSGGSIDIAGNANIKDGAITVDNGGSIHVEGDIDTGDATITGPGSVTSNGKCSGIACGDISLPIILKYFEATASDRMVTLNWATLIEINNDFFTLYKSTDGIGYTAIGEVAGAGFHQGVLEYTFVDNQRINGTTYYHLKQTDYDGKFKVFDPIRVSKQEQAGTYTAYPNPVTEQVTIISSESIVSLSVITLTGVVVYTTTHDGSSQAKIATDFLKRGVYLLEIDNPRGKHIEYLVKK; encoded by the coding sequence ATGAAAGCTTTATTAAGTTTTTTATTAATCGTAGCCTGTCATCAGACATCTGCGACTAACCCATTGATTTCTAATATGGAAGTACTAGGAGACGCGCTTATCAATGGAGGAAACTCCACCTCTCTCACGGCTAAATATACATTTTCCAATGACGATGGAGCTACTGACTTATCAGAATACCAGTGGTACACTTCTTCCTCATCAGATGGCAGCAGTGGCTACTCTTCGATTAGTGGAGCTACTGGTTCTCGTTACACGATTCAACCAAGCGATGTAAACTTATATTTGTTTGTAGAAGTAACTCCTAAAGATGATACTCCAGAGACTGGCACACCTTTAAAAAATAGCACAGGTATACTAGCTTCAAACACCTCTTTTACGAATGGGGGATTTAATAACACAAGTATAACCACAAACGCAGATTACCTCAATTCAACTATCAATAACAACAAATATTTAACAGTTGACGGGTCAGGTGTTGTAGTAACAATACATGGTGATGTGACAAGCAATGGCGCAACTATTAATGTGATAAACAACGCTACACTTATCATCAGTGGTCAACTAATACTACAAAACAACCTTACGCTTAATGTGGAACCAGGCTCAGTTCTCACCATTATATCTGGAATTGATGCAAAAAACAATAGTACTCTAGATATAGATGGAGATTTAAACATAGATGGTGATATCAGCCTTGCTAGTGGCTCTAACATCAATGTTGGGTCTGGAGGAAGTATAGACATAGCGGGCAACGCAAATATTAAAGACGGTGCTATCACTGTAGACAATGGAGGATCCATACATGTAGAAGGAGATATAGATACTGGCGATGCCACTATTACTGGCCCAGGCAGCGTAACTTCAAATGGTAAGTGCTCGGGTATTGCTTGTGGAGACATCTCGCTTCCTATAATACTCAAATATTTTGAGGCAACAGCTAGTGACCGTATGGTTACACTCAACTGGGCAACGCTTATCGAGATCAACAATGACTTCTTTACGTTATATAAGTCTACCGATGGTATAGGCTATACAGCTATAGGTGAAGTAGCTGGTGCAGGCTTTCACCAAGGAGTACTAGAGTATACTTTTGTAGACAACCAACGAATAAATGGCACGACTTACTATCATTTGAAACAGACCGACTATGATGGTAAATTCAAAGTATTTGACCCTATTCGAGTATCCAAACAAGAGCAAGCAGGCACATACACTGCCTACCCCAACCCTGTGACAGAACAAGTGACTATAATAAGCTCTGAAAGTATTGTTTCTTTGTCTGTAATCACCCTGACTGGAGTAGTAGTATATACCACTACACATGACGGGTCAAGTCAAGCTAAAATTGCTACAGATTTTCTCAAGCGTGGTGTTTATCTATTAGAAATAGATAACCCAAGAGGTAAGCACATAGAATATCTTGTCAAAAAATAG
- a CDS encoding metallophosphoesterase family protein, translated as MRIGLISDTHGFLDPKVFDYFAEVDQIWHAGDVGTVSIIEELGAFKPTLGVYGNIDGHDVRQLFPEDQKFDCEGVRVWMTHIGGKPPRYNPRVRPLINKWLPQLFICGHSHILAVMHDPKRPGILYMNPGAAGRHGFHKERTLLRFTIEMGKIKDLEVVKLGSRAQLL; from the coding sequence TTGCGCATAGGACTGATCTCAGATACACACGGTTTTTTAGATCCCAAGGTATTTGATTACTTCGCAGAAGTGGATCAAATCTGGCATGCAGGCGACGTAGGTACTGTGTCTATTATCGAAGAACTGGGGGCATTCAAACCCACATTAGGCGTATATGGCAATATAGACGGGCATGACGTTCGCCAGCTCTTTCCCGAAGATCAGAAGTTCGACTGCGAGGGAGTCCGTGTTTGGATGACTCATATTGGCGGCAAGCCCCCTAGGTACAATCCTAGAGTCAGGCCTCTGATCAACAAATGGCTACCTCAATTATTTATCTGCGGACATTCACACATACTAGCTGTAATGCATGACCCCAAACGACCGGGCATATTATATATGAATCCTGGTGCCGCTGGCCGACATGGTTTTCACAAAGAACGCACCCTATTGAGGTTTACTATCGAAATGGGAAAAATAAAAGATTTGGAAGTTGTCAAACTCGGAAGTAGGGCACAGCTCCTCTAA
- a CDS encoding 3-hydroxyanthranilate 3,4-dioxygenase: protein MPIRRPFNLQQWIDDNRALLKPPVGNKNLYIESEDYIVMIVGGPNARKDYHYNETEELFYQIQGEITVRIQEDHKAVDIVIKEGEMYLHPARVPHSPIRGENTVGLVIERKRHREMDDGLMWFCDKCNTKLYDAYFYLTNIEKDFLPRFKEFYASEELRTCKNCGHVMEVDTRFV, encoded by the coding sequence ATGCCCATACGCAGACCTTTCAATTTGCAGCAATGGATCGATGACAATCGAGCGCTGCTGAAGCCTCCAGTCGGAAATAAAAACCTCTATATAGAATCTGAGGATTATATCGTGATGATTGTAGGTGGCCCCAATGCTCGTAAAGATTATCATTATAATGAAACCGAAGAACTGTTTTACCAGATTCAGGGAGAAATTACTGTGAGAATTCAGGAAGATCACAAAGCCGTAGATATTGTTATCAAAGAAGGAGAGATGTATTTGCACCCCGCACGTGTACCCCATTCTCCGATTCGAGGAGAAAATACTGTGGGTTTGGTCATTGAGCGAAAGCGTCATAGAGAAATGGATGACGGACTCATGTGGTTTTGTGACAAGTGCAACACCAAATTGTATGACGCGTATTTCTACCTTACCAATATAGAAAAGGATTTTTTGCCTCGGTTCAAAGAATTTTATGCTTCAGAAGAACTTCGTACCTGCAAAAACTGCGGTCATGTCATGGAGGTAGACACTCGGTTTGTCTGA
- the kynU gene encoding kynureninase, which produces MRTEDILAAIAEHKDQLALVMMPGVQYYTGQYFDIKAITKQGHDCGALVGFDLAHAFGNVPLQLHDDGVDFAVWCSYKYLNSGPGAVSGVFVHERHSSNPDLPRFAGWWGHDEAERFQMKKGFVPMEGADAWQLSNVNVIPSAAHLASLEMFSKAGIYNLREKSILLTGYMEYLINELNTGGEVIKIITPSDSGQRGAQLSLCLSSGGKEVFIQLGKNGIVADWREPNVIRVAAVPMYNSFEEVWLFADQLKRLVRN; this is translated from the coding sequence TTGAGAACGGAAGACATATTGGCTGCTATAGCAGAGCACAAGGATCAACTGGCTTTGGTTATGATGCCCGGTGTGCAATATTATACAGGGCAGTACTTCGACATTAAAGCGATTACGAAGCAAGGACATGACTGTGGGGCATTGGTGGGTTTTGATTTGGCTCATGCTTTTGGCAATGTGCCGCTACAGCTGCACGACGACGGCGTTGATTTTGCTGTTTGGTGTTCGTATAAGTATCTCAATTCTGGACCAGGGGCAGTGTCAGGTGTTTTTGTACATGAGCGGCACAGCAGCAATCCGGATTTGCCTCGGTTTGCCGGCTGGTGGGGTCACGACGAAGCTGAGAGGTTTCAGATGAAGAAAGGGTTCGTGCCTATGGAGGGTGCGGACGCTTGGCAGCTTAGCAATGTGAATGTAATACCGAGTGCTGCTCACTTGGCTTCGTTGGAAATGTTTTCGAAAGCAGGTATCTACAACCTTAGAGAAAAAAGCATACTGCTCACAGGTTACATGGAGTATTTAATTAATGAATTGAATACTGGAGGAGAAGTGATAAAAATAATTACACCGAGTGACTCAGGTCAAAGAGGAGCCCAACTGTCCTTGTGCTTGTCTAGCGGAGGCAAAGAGGTGTTTATTCAGTTAGGTAAAAATGGAATTGTTGCGGACTGGCGTGAACCGAATGTGATACGTGTAGCAGCTGTGCCTATGTACAATTCTTTCGAAGAGGTCTGGCTTTTTGCAGATCAATTGAAGCGATTAGTACGTAATTAA
- the nirB gene encoding nitrite reductase large subunit NirB: protein MEKIIVIGNGMVGYKFCEKLRSKATKEQFSIKVFGEEPHPAYDRVHLSEYFSNRSVEDLEMAPRSWYVENDVELITGELIVNIDRENKVIKSHTGLEESYDKLILATGSSAFVPPIKGSEMQGVFVYRTIEDLEAIIEYSKHSKKAAVLGGGLLGLEAAKAMLDLNQETHVIEFASRLMPRQLDQAGSDALKYKMEELDVNIHMNRNTASILGEDKMTGLEFTDGQLMAADMLVISCGIKPRDELAKQCGLEVGHRGGIVVNDHLETTDKDIFAIGECALHKEFIYGLVAPGYEMAEVVADRLIGGDEKTFESFDMSTKLKLIGVDVASFGDALCENTPHKPIVFEDSLEGIYKRINLSEDGKTLLGGILVGDAEAYGMLLQITLNGMALPPSPEDLILGSRGGESADMELPDTAQICSCENVTKGDICKAVVDNNLEHVADVKSCTKAGTGCGACSPMVADIFNAQLKSMGKTVKKVLCEHFDYSRQELFDLIKIKGIKSYDDLLDAHGSGDGCEVCKPAVASLMASIWNELILNQDTIQDTNDRFLANIQKGGSYSVVPRIPGGEITPDKLIVIGQVAKKYDLYTKITGGQRIDLFGASVNQLPDIWEELIEAGFESGHAYGKSLRTVKSCVGSSWCRFGLHDSVSFAIEIEERYRGLRSPHKLKSAVSGCRRECAEALSKDFGIIATELGWNLYVCGNGGANPQHALLLAGDIDSETCKKYIDRFLMFYIKTAEPLNRTSTWLNKLEGGIEYLKQVVVGDSLGIAADLEREMDFMVETYKCEWKEVVNNPELRKKFSHFVNTEIPDPTMQFEDFRGQKKPVDWDKELVESK from the coding sequence ATGGAAAAGATCATAGTTATTGGTAATGGTATGGTGGGGTATAAGTTTTGCGAAAAGCTTAGATCCAAAGCCACAAAGGAACAATTTTCAATTAAAGTATTCGGAGAAGAGCCTCATCCGGCATATGACAGAGTGCATTTGAGTGAGTACTTTTCTAATCGATCAGTCGAGGATTTAGAAATGGCGCCTCGCAGTTGGTACGTAGAAAATGACGTAGAGCTGATTACTGGAGAGCTGATCGTGAATATCGATAGAGAAAACAAAGTGATCAAGAGTCATACAGGGCTTGAAGAATCTTACGATAAGTTGATTTTGGCTACTGGTTCAAGTGCTTTTGTCCCTCCTATCAAAGGGTCGGAAATGCAAGGTGTGTTTGTCTATCGTACCATCGAAGACTTAGAGGCTATTATTGAGTATAGCAAGCATTCCAAAAAAGCGGCTGTACTTGGAGGTGGGTTGTTGGGGTTAGAAGCTGCCAAGGCTATGCTAGACCTCAATCAAGAGACGCATGTGATCGAATTTGCTTCGCGATTAATGCCACGGCAGTTGGATCAGGCAGGATCCGATGCGTTGAAATATAAGATGGAAGAGCTGGATGTGAATATTCATATGAATAGAAACACGGCCAGTATCTTAGGAGAAGACAAGATGACGGGGTTAGAATTTACCGACGGTCAATTGATGGCTGCCGATATGCTGGTGATCTCTTGTGGAATAAAACCTCGCGACGAGCTGGCCAAGCAATGTGGATTGGAAGTAGGACACAGAGGTGGAATAGTGGTCAATGATCACTTGGAAACCACCGACAAAGATATTTTTGCCATAGGTGAGTGCGCCTTGCACAAGGAATTTATCTATGGTCTAGTCGCTCCTGGCTATGAAATGGCTGAAGTAGTAGCGGATAGACTTATTGGTGGTGATGAGAAAACCTTTGAAAGTTTTGACATGTCTACCAAATTGAAGTTGATAGGTGTGGATGTAGCTAGCTTTGGCGATGCGCTTTGTGAAAACACACCACACAAGCCGATCGTTTTCGAAGATAGCTTAGAAGGTATTTACAAAAGAATTAATCTCTCCGAGGATGGTAAAACCCTTCTGGGAGGCATATTAGTAGGAGATGCAGAAGCCTACGGCATGCTACTTCAAATCACCCTTAATGGTATGGCATTGCCTCCTAGCCCTGAAGACCTCATCTTGGGAAGTAGAGGTGGAGAGTCTGCGGATATGGAGCTGCCCGATACCGCTCAGATTTGCTCATGTGAAAACGTGACAAAAGGCGATATCTGCAAGGCCGTAGTGGACAACAACCTAGAGCATGTGGCTGATGTGAAGTCGTGTACCAAAGCAGGGACTGGCTGTGGAGCATGTAGCCCAATGGTTGCGGATATTTTTAATGCCCAGCTCAAGTCTATGGGCAAGACGGTCAAAAAAGTATTGTGTGAGCATTTCGATTATTCTCGTCAAGAGTTGTTCGATTTGATCAAAATAAAAGGAATCAAGAGTTACGATGACCTCCTAGATGCACATGGATCGGGCGATGGTTGTGAAGTTTGTAAGCCAGCAGTGGCTTCATTGATGGCCAGTATCTGGAATGAATTGATTTTGAATCAAGATACGATTCAAGACACGAACGATAGATTTTTGGCTAATATCCAAAAAGGAGGGTCGTACTCTGTGGTGCCTAGAATTCCTGGAGGTGAGATTACACCAGACAAACTGATTGTGATTGGGCAAGTGGCTAAAAAATATGACCTGTATACCAAAATCACTGGAGGGCAGCGTATCGATCTGTTTGGCGCAAGTGTCAATCAGTTGCCAGACATTTGGGAAGAATTGATTGAGGCGGGTTTCGAGAGTGGTCATGCCTATGGAAAATCACTCCGAACAGTGAAAAGCTGTGTAGGGTCTTCTTGGTGTAGATTTGGGTTGCACGACTCTGTGTCGTTCGCTATCGAAATAGAAGAAAGATACAGAGGACTCCGGTCTCCACATAAGCTAAAAAGCGCCGTGTCGGGTTGTAGAAGAGAATGTGCAGAAGCATTGAGCAAGGATTTTGGTATCATCGCTACCGAGCTAGGTTGGAATCTATACGTATGTGGCAATGGTGGAGCTAATCCACAGCATGCCTTACTGCTGGCTGGCGACATAGATTCAGAAACTTGTAAAAAGTACATTGATCGATTCTTGATGTTTTACATCAAAACAGCTGAGCCACTCAACAGAACGTCTACTTGGCTGAACAAACTAGAAGGCGGCATAGAGTACCTCAAGCAAGTAGTTGTAGGGGATTCATTAGGCATAGCGGCAGATTTGGAGCGAGAGATGGACTTTATGGTTGAAACATACAAGTGTGAATGGAAAGAAGTGGTAAACAACCCTGAGTTGAGAAAGAAATTTAGCCATTTCGTAAACACTGAAATTCCTGATCCTACGATGCAATTCGAAGACTTTAGAGGGCAGAAGAAGCCAGTAGATTGGGACAAAGAATTAGTAGAGAGTAAATAA
- the nirD gene encoding nitrite reductase small subunit NirD: MTDILEYKTVTESEVGAWIKVAAVADFPANGGVCADHKGLQVAVFNFSRRDEWYATQNLCPHKKQMILSRGMLGSSGEEPKVACPFHKQTFSLKNGNNLNGDHCALATYPVKVEEGYVYVGFKN; the protein is encoded by the coding sequence ATGACTGATATATTAGAGTATAAAACAGTAACAGAAAGTGAAGTAGGTGCTTGGATAAAAGTAGCTGCGGTAGCAGATTTTCCAGCCAATGGCGGTGTCTGTGCAGATCACAAAGGGTTGCAAGTGGCGGTATTCAATTTTAGCCGTAGAGATGAATGGTACGCTACTCAAAATTTGTGCCCACACAAAAAACAAATGATCTTGAGTCGGGGTATGTTGGGTTCGTCTGGAGAGGAGCCCAAGGTTGCATGTCCGTTTCATAAGCAAACATTTTCGTTGAAAAATGGAAATAACCTAAACGGCGACCATTGTGCACTAGCTACGTATCCTGTAAAAGTAGAAGAAGGGTATGTTTATGTAGGTTTTAAAAACTAA